Proteins from one Mycobacterium sp. SMC-2 genomic window:
- the rdgB gene encoding RdgB/HAM1 family non-canonical purine NTP pyrophosphatase has protein sequence MTELLVASRNPKKLAELRRVLDAAGLTGLTLVSLRDVPSFDEAPEDGATFEDNALAKARAAFAATGLASVADDSGLEVAALNGMPGVLSARWSGKHGDDAANTALLLAQLHDVPDERRGAAFVSACALAGPSGELVVRGEWPGSIARAPRGHGGFGYDPVFVPDGSERTAAELSPEEKDAVSHRGRALALLVPALRDLT, from the coding sequence GTGACCGAGCTCCTGGTCGCCAGCCGCAATCCAAAGAAGCTGGCCGAATTGCGGCGGGTGCTCGACGCGGCCGGCTTGACGGGGTTGACGTTGGTGTCTCTGCGCGACGTGCCCTCGTTCGACGAAGCACCCGAAGACGGCGCGACGTTCGAGGACAACGCGTTGGCCAAGGCGCGGGCCGCGTTCGCCGCGACGGGCCTGGCCTCGGTGGCCGACGATTCCGGGCTGGAGGTGGCCGCGCTGAACGGGATGCCCGGGGTGCTGTCGGCGCGCTGGTCGGGTAAGCACGGCGACGATGCCGCCAACACTGCGCTGCTGCTGGCGCAGTTGCATGACGTGCCCGACGAACGGCGCGGGGCGGCGTTCGTGTCCGCCTGCGCCCTGGCCGGGCCGTCCGGCGAGCTCGTAGTCCGCGGCGAGTGGCCCGGCAGCATCGCTCGGGCACCACGGGGCCACGGCGGCTTCGGCTATGACCCTGTCTTCGTCCCCGACGGCTCCGAACGTACGGCCGCGGAGCTCAGCCCCGAGGAGAAGGACGCCGTCTCCCATCGCGGTCGCGCGCTTGCGTTGCTAGTGCCGGCGCTGCGCGACCTGACCTAG
- a CDS encoding ferritin-like domain-containing protein, which yields MTTRDKYTDVPSPYSWEVPSAGSARFTWEYDEGRSRLLSLYQKGKDKQWDAQSRIDWAQDVDPMNPVGLPDEFHPLFGSPMWDAADEARRAEMRQHFQAWQLSQFLHGEQGAMVCAAKIVEVVPDLDAKFYAATQTMDEARHVEAFSRLLQEKAGLVYPINKHLTALLDDTLRDSRWDMPYLGMQVLIEGLALAAFGVLRDMAAPDSLAKQVLAYVMQDEARHVAFGRISLKDYYSALTEAERDEREEFVVDACYLMRDRFRGEEVFETLGMDVKACAEWVDTSPLMIQFRSHLFSRIVPIVKDIGLWGDKVQKAFRDMGVHDMANFDIEALMKADEDQAEALDKAHAEMAERALEVDQVIAAGAS from the coding sequence ATGACCACGAGGGACAAGTACACCGACGTGCCCTCCCCGTACTCGTGGGAGGTCCCCAGCGCCGGCAGCGCGCGCTTCACCTGGGAATACGACGAGGGGCGCTCCCGACTGCTTTCCCTGTACCAAAAGGGCAAGGACAAGCAGTGGGATGCGCAGTCGCGCATCGACTGGGCGCAAGACGTCGACCCGATGAACCCGGTTGGGCTACCCGACGAATTCCACCCGCTGTTCGGCAGCCCGATGTGGGACGCCGCCGACGAAGCCCGTCGCGCCGAGATGCGCCAGCACTTCCAGGCCTGGCAGCTCTCGCAGTTCCTGCACGGCGAACAGGGCGCGATGGTGTGCGCGGCCAAGATCGTGGAGGTCGTCCCCGACCTGGACGCGAAGTTCTACGCGGCCACCCAGACCATGGACGAGGCCCGGCACGTCGAAGCGTTCTCGCGGCTCCTGCAGGAGAAGGCCGGCTTGGTCTACCCGATCAACAAGCACCTGACCGCACTGCTGGACGACACCCTGCGCGACTCGCGCTGGGACATGCCCTACCTCGGCATGCAGGTACTCATCGAAGGGCTGGCGCTCGCCGCCTTCGGGGTGCTGCGTGACATGGCGGCGCCGGACTCGCTGGCCAAGCAGGTGCTGGCCTATGTCATGCAGGACGAGGCCCGGCACGTCGCCTTCGGCCGGATCTCACTGAAGGACTACTACTCCGCGCTGACCGAGGCCGAGCGGGACGAGCGCGAAGAGTTCGTCGTGGACGCCTGCTACCTGATGCGCGACCGGTTCCGCGGCGAGGAGGTCTTCGAGACCCTCGGCATGGACGTCAAGGCGTGCGCCGAGTGGGTCGACACGTCACCGCTGATGATCCAGTTCCGCTCGCATCTGTTCAGCCGAATCGTGCCGATCGTCAAGGACATCGGGTTGTGGGGCGACAAGGTGCAGAAGGCGTTCAGGGACATGGGCGTCCACGACATGGCCAACTTCGACATCGAGGCGCTGATGAAGGCCGACGAAGATCAGGCCGAGGCTCTGGACAAGGCACACGCCGAGATGGCCGAGCGCGCCCTCGAGGTGGACCAGGTGATCGCGGCGGGCGCGAGCTAA
- the rph gene encoding ribonuclease PH: MTRREDGRLDDELRPVVITRGFTDHPAGSVLIEFGHTKVMCTASVTEGVPRWRKGSGLGWLTAEYAMLPAATHTRSDREAVKGRLSGRTQEISRLVGRSLRACIDLAALGENTIAVDCDVLQADGGTRTAAITGAYVALADAVTYLAAAGKLSDPRPLSCAIAAVSVGVVDGRIRVDLPYEEDARAEVDMNVVATDTGTLVEVQGTGEGATFPRSTLDKLLDVALAACDKLFAAQREALALPYPGELPEGPPPSKAFGS, encoded by the coding sequence GTGACCAGACGAGAAGACGGCCGCCTTGACGACGAGCTGCGGCCCGTAGTCATCACCCGCGGGTTCACCGACCATCCGGCGGGGTCGGTACTGATCGAATTCGGCCACACGAAAGTGATGTGCACCGCCAGCGTCACCGAGGGGGTGCCCCGCTGGCGCAAGGGATCGGGTCTGGGTTGGTTGACCGCCGAGTACGCGATGCTGCCGGCGGCCACCCACACGCGCTCCGACCGCGAAGCCGTCAAGGGACGCCTGTCCGGGCGCACCCAGGAGATCAGCCGGCTGGTCGGCCGCTCGCTGCGGGCCTGCATCGATTTGGCGGCGCTGGGGGAGAACACCATCGCCGTCGACTGCGACGTGCTGCAGGCCGACGGCGGCACCCGCACCGCCGCCATCACGGGCGCCTACGTGGCGCTGGCCGACGCCGTCACCTACCTGGCGGCGGCGGGCAAGCTGTCGGACCCCCGGCCGTTGTCGTGTGCCATCGCGGCGGTCAGCGTCGGGGTCGTCGACGGCAGGATCCGGGTGGACCTGCCCTACGAGGAAGACGCGCGTGCCGAGGTGGACATGAATGTCGTCGCCACCGACACCGGGACGCTCGTAGAGGTGCAGGGGACCGGCGAGGGGGCGACGTTCCCGCGTTCGACGCTGGACAAGCTGCTCGACGTGGCGCTGGCCGCCTGCGACAAGTTGTTCGCCGCCCAGCGCGAGGCGCTCGCCCTGCCGTACCCGGGTGAGCTGCCCGAGGGGCCGCCGCCCTCGAAGGCGTTCGGCAGCTGA